A region from the Algoriphagus machipongonensis genome encodes:
- a CDS encoding aldose epimerase family protein, whose protein sequence is MKINALTLLMSCLLLNFACTQKKSQDKPIEEPEMKENPYQILTLSNKNGVKMTVTDLGARVMTLLVPDKAGNPVDVVLGFDSPEEYLTSPEPFFGTAVGRYGNRIAKGKFTLEGQTYNLPINNGENSLHGGPGGFHNVIWKVEEADDSQIVFSYLSEDGEEGYPGNLKVKMTYFLTDENEFKITYEAETDKATPINLTHHSFFNLDGAGSSDVLDHVLQLNASKYTPVDSSLIPLGSIDPVAGTPFDFKNAKAIGKDIGVENEQLKFGGGFDHNWVLDKKEEGGLELAATVYAPETGISMEVWTTEPAIQFYSGNFLDGGVQGKGGKAYEFRSALCLETQHYPDSPNQANFPSTILEPGETYQQTCIYKFGTK, encoded by the coding sequence ATGAAAATAAATGCCTTAACCCTATTAATGAGTTGCCTGCTTTTAAATTTTGCATGTACTCAAAAAAAATCTCAAGATAAACCTATTGAAGAACCTGAAATGAAAGAGAACCCTTATCAAATTTTAACCTTAAGTAATAAGAATGGTGTGAAGATGACAGTCACCGATCTCGGAGCCCGAGTGATGACTTTACTCGTCCCAGACAAAGCAGGAAACCCTGTTGACGTGGTTTTAGGATTTGACAGTCCAGAAGAGTATTTAACATCACCTGAACCATTTTTTGGAACTGCGGTCGGACGGTATGGAAACCGAATTGCCAAAGGGAAATTTACCTTAGAAGGACAGACTTATAATCTTCCAATCAATAATGGAGAAAACTCTCTACATGGAGGTCCTGGCGGGTTTCATAATGTGATCTGGAAAGTAGAAGAAGCAGATGATTCACAAATTGTATTTAGCTACTTGTCCGAAGATGGCGAGGAAGGTTATCCTGGCAACTTGAAAGTGAAAATGACCTATTTCTTGACTGATGAGAATGAGTTCAAGATCACCTATGAGGCGGAAACAGATAAAGCAACTCCAATTAACTTGACGCACCATTCATTCTTTAATCTAGATGGAGCTGGATCAAGTGATGTTTTAGATCATGTACTTCAGTTAAATGCCAGCAAATACACACCTGTAGATAGCAGTTTAATTCCTTTGGGAAGTATTGATCCTGTGGCAGGAACCCCGTTTGATTTTAAAAACGCCAAAGCAATCGGTAAAGATATTGGCGTTGAAAATGAGCAACTGAAATTTGGTGGTGGATTTGATCATAACTGGGTGTTGGATAAAAAAGAAGAGGGTGGCTTAGAGCTCGCTGCTACTGTTTACGCACCAGAGACGGGGATTTCTATGGAAGTTTGGACTACCGAGCCTGCTATCCAATTTTACTCTGGAAACTTCCTGGATGGAGGAGTGCAGGGGAAAGGTGGTAAGGCTTATGAATTTAGATCAGCCTTGTGCCTGGAGACTCAGCATTACCCAGATTCTCCAAACCAAGCTAATTTCCCTTCTACTATATTGGAGCCTGGGGAAACCTATCAACAAACTTGTATTTATAAGTTTGGAACGAAGTAA
- a CDS encoding glycoside hydrolase family 43 protein → MINPINISKIVLFVFLFAGISSLTFGQSRSFDNPVLAGDRPDPTVIKIDNYYYASATSNEWAPLFPIFKSDDLVNWELVNYVFPDGAPSWAKNNFWAPELSYDEDQGVLYAYYTARDKESNRLSVAVASASSPLGKFTDHGPLVAQEYGSIDAFEAKDENGKIYVLWKEDGNSKGQKTPIWAQEINQDRTALIGDKHELFRNDQEWEGGLVEGVAIFQKNGYFYATYSARGCCEITCDYVTGVARSKSLLGPWEKYDMNPVLQDNENWKCAGHGTVVEKNGELWMLYHAYNTEGSVYVGRQGVLEKIEWTDDNWPILANNAGYERSKASLEFNDNFKERLDPIWQWRVTQDIQYKTGEEGLKLQASKENETLGTLLVQGTKSLDYQYEATIIPDEQAAAGLAVIGGANNGFGAPVAGMGVSVRGDQLMLWETINQKTNEIATVNISSENPVKLILSMEEGYKMSTSAIVDGEIIQVGEIQDVKHLVPWGMGFRLGLVAKGSKDSYAHFKEVKIVY, encoded by the coding sequence ATGATTAACCCAATCAATATTTCCAAAATTGTCCTTTTTGTATTTCTATTCGCTGGAATATCCAGCCTGACTTTCGGACAAAGTCGAAGCTTTGACAATCCTGTTTTAGCAGGAGACCGACCGGATCCAACGGTAATTAAAATTGATAATTATTATTATGCTTCGGCAACATCTAATGAATGGGCTCCCCTGTTTCCGATTTTCAAATCGGATGATTTAGTCAATTGGGAGTTGGTGAATTATGTGTTTCCCGATGGAGCGCCTAGCTGGGCTAAAAATAATTTTTGGGCTCCTGAACTCTCATATGATGAGGATCAAGGAGTACTTTATGCATATTATACAGCAAGGGATAAAGAAAGCAATCGACTTTCAGTGGCTGTGGCTAGCGCCAGTTCTCCTTTGGGAAAATTCACAGATCATGGACCCTTGGTAGCTCAGGAGTATGGTTCTATTGATGCTTTTGAAGCGAAGGATGAAAATGGGAAAATCTATGTGCTTTGGAAAGAGGACGGAAATAGCAAGGGACAGAAGACTCCTATTTGGGCGCAAGAAATCAATCAAGATAGGACAGCTTTAATCGGAGATAAACATGAGCTTTTCCGCAATGACCAGGAATGGGAAGGAGGACTCGTAGAAGGGGTGGCAATCTTTCAGAAGAATGGCTATTTCTATGCGACGTATTCAGCGAGAGGTTGTTGTGAAATTACTTGTGACTATGTCACCGGAGTAGCAAGGAGTAAGTCCCTTTTGGGACCTTGGGAAAAGTATGATATGAACCCTGTCCTTCAAGATAATGAAAATTGGAAATGTGCAGGACATGGAACGGTAGTCGAGAAGAATGGTGAGCTATGGATGCTTTATCATGCATATAATACTGAAGGAAGTGTGTATGTAGGGAGACAAGGGGTATTGGAGAAAATCGAATGGACCGATGATAATTGGCCGATTTTAGCCAACAATGCAGGCTATGAGCGGAGCAAAGCCTCTTTAGAATTTAATGACAATTTCAAAGAGCGACTGGACCCTATCTGGCAATGGAGAGTAACTCAGGATATTCAATATAAAACTGGTGAAGAAGGCTTAAAACTTCAGGCTTCTAAAGAAAATGAAACGCTCGGAACCTTACTAGTTCAAGGGACTAAGTCACTGGATTACCAATACGAGGCTACTATTATTCCTGATGAGCAAGCAGCAGCTGGTTTGGCAGTAATTGGAGGAGCAAACAATGGTTTTGGAGCTCCTGTGGCAGGTATGGGTGTTTCTGTGAGAGGAGATCAGTTGATGCTATGGGAGACCATTAATCAAAAAACAAACGAAATAGCCACTGTGAACATATCTTCTGAAAATCCTGTAAAATTGATTTTGAGTATGGAGGAGGGGTATAAAATGTCTACTTCAGCAATAGTTGATGGGGAAATAATTCAGGTAGGAGAAATTCAGGATGTTAAGCACCTGGTACCTTGGGGAATGGGCTTTAGACTGGGTTTGGTAGCAAAAGGATCCAAGGATTCTTATGCCCATTTCAAGGAAGTTAAAATAGTATATTAG
- a CDS encoding glycoside hydrolase family 2 protein: MKKALIIGASLFFAQQITPLQAQDWAPVEGRIMTEWANQVSPENVHQEYPRPQMTRESWTNLNGLWEYSILPKGQAIPTNFEGEILVPFAVESALSGVGKTVGKDNELWYSTTFDTPKKKSKEHVLLNFGASDWETEVFVNGQSVGKHRGGYDPFQMDITDYLQKGKSQTLQVRVWDPSDDGPQPRGKQVNNPNGIWYTPVTGIWQTVWIETVPEAYISGLKNSSDINANEIHVTPEISGATDQMVKVSAWKEGVELAAQTINPGQTAELAIKGAQLWEPGNPFLYDLKVELLDGKKVIDEVGSYAAIREITMEPDANGIQRMKLNGKFLFQYGPLDQGWWPDGLYTAPSEEALVFDIKKTQEMGFNMIRKHVKVEPARWYYACDKMGMLVWQDMPSGDMGNGWEMKLAVLGSQSDRDRTPESEAIYREEWKEIMDDFYNFPSIVVWVPFNEAWGQFKTKEITEWTKNHDPSRLVNSASGGNFEMEGTKIVGDIIDLHNYPDAKMPAPGIYGKENLLVLGEFGGLGLPVDGHVWQQKDNWGYQSFKNEQELLDRYAGLMKRMEELIAAGLSAAVYTQTTDVEIETNGLMTYDRKIIKMEAAKLKPLHEKLYQVPVK; encoded by the coding sequence ATGAAAAAAGCATTAATTATTGGCGCAAGCTTATTTTTTGCCCAACAAATCACCCCATTGCAAGCTCAGGATTGGGCTCCAGTGGAGGGGAGAATCATGACAGAATGGGCAAATCAAGTCAGTCCTGAGAATGTGCACCAAGAATACCCAAGGCCACAAATGACGCGTGAGTCTTGGACAAATTTAAATGGACTTTGGGAATATAGCATTCTCCCAAAAGGACAGGCAATACCTACCAATTTTGAAGGAGAAATTCTTGTCCCTTTTGCAGTAGAATCCGCTCTTTCTGGTGTTGGTAAGACAGTAGGAAAGGATAATGAATTATGGTACAGCACCACATTTGACACTCCAAAAAAGAAAAGTAAAGAGCATGTCCTATTGAATTTTGGAGCTTCTGACTGGGAAACAGAAGTTTTCGTCAATGGTCAAAGCGTAGGCAAACATCGTGGAGGTTATGATCCTTTTCAAATGGATATTACCGACTATTTACAAAAAGGCAAGTCACAAACTCTACAAGTACGTGTCTGGGATCCAAGTGATGATGGCCCTCAGCCTCGGGGAAAGCAGGTCAATAATCCTAATGGAATCTGGTACACTCCTGTGACAGGAATTTGGCAGACTGTATGGATTGAGACTGTTCCCGAAGCCTATATTTCTGGACTTAAAAACTCCTCAGACATCAATGCCAATGAGATTCATGTAACTCCAGAAATTTCAGGTGCCACGGATCAGATGGTTAAGGTATCCGCTTGGAAAGAAGGAGTAGAACTTGCCGCTCAGACAATAAATCCGGGACAAACTGCTGAGTTAGCGATCAAAGGGGCTCAATTGTGGGAACCTGGAAATCCTTTCTTATATGATTTAAAAGTTGAGTTGCTGGATGGTAAAAAAGTAATAGATGAGGTGGGAAGCTATGCAGCTATCCGAGAAATCACAATGGAGCCAGACGCCAATGGCATTCAGAGAATGAAGTTAAATGGCAAATTTTTATTCCAATATGGTCCACTGGATCAAGGTTGGTGGCCTGACGGATTGTACACGGCACCTTCTGAGGAAGCATTGGTATTTGATATCAAGAAGACCCAGGAAATGGGTTTCAATATGATCCGTAAACACGTAAAAGTAGAACCTGCGAGATGGTATTATGCTTGTGATAAAATGGGGATGTTGGTATGGCAAGATATGCCAAGTGGAGACATGGGCAATGGATGGGAAATGAAATTGGCAGTATTAGGAAGCCAAAGTGATAGAGATAGAACTCCGGAATCAGAGGCAATTTATAGAGAAGAGTGGAAAGAGATTATGGACGATTTTTACAATTTTCCTTCCATCGTAGTTTGGGTTCCTTTTAATGAAGCTTGGGGTCAATTCAAAACCAAGGAAATTACTGAATGGACTAAAAATCATGATCCTTCCCGATTGGTCAATTCTGCCAGTGGAGGAAATTTTGAAATGGAGGGAACCAAGATCGTTGGTGATATCATAGACCTTCATAATTACCCAGATGCGAAGATGCCTGCTCCAGGAATTTATGGCAAGGAAAATCTTCTGGTATTGGGAGAGTTTGGTGGCTTAGGACTTCCTGTAGATGGGCATGTTTGGCAGCAGAAAGATAACTGGGGATACCAGAGCTTTAAAAATGAACAAGAGCTTTTGGATCGATATGCAGGTTTAATGAAAAGAATGGAGGAGTTGATTGCTGCAGGACTTTCTGCTGCAGTTTACACTCAGACTACGGATGTGGAAATTGAAACAAATGGTTTGATGACCTATGACCGTAAAATAATCAAAATGGAAGCGGCTAAATTGAAGCCACTTCACGAGAAGTTATACCAAGTTCCAGTTAAATAA
- a CDS encoding family 43 glycosylhydrolase: MFRKNKLVFLPIICLLLTLGSCRNTSESQIHEMDSGNDTLTYSNPVFEPVLADPTVIKVGNEFFAYGTEDNWGKEGGYHLVPVIKSPDLVNWEVVGNSMAKKPNWKERGGIWAPDVTQVGDQFYMYYSFSTWGDPNPGIGLAISEKPEGPFIDQGPVFTSEEIGVKNSIDPFYIEENGKKFLIWGSFHGLFMTELSSDGKKPKGDKIQLAGNHLEAAYVFKKDGFYYLFGSAGTCCEGANSTYQVLVGRSKNLSGPYLDQEGKNMKEEDSGTLVVGRNESDHGYAGPGHNAEIVTDSKGQHWLLYHGMSKQKPKLENGTNRRVLLLDKIQWTDGWPEIKNKEPSLKAKDAPVFK, translated from the coding sequence ATGTTTAGAAAAAATAAGCTCGTGTTTTTACCTATTATTTGCCTTTTACTCACATTAGGTTCATGCAGGAATACATCCGAGAGTCAAATTCATGAAATGGACTCTGGGAATGACACTTTAACCTATTCCAATCCTGTGTTCGAACCAGTCTTAGCAGATCCTACTGTTATAAAAGTAGGAAATGAGTTTTTTGCCTATGGGACAGAGGATAATTGGGGAAAAGAAGGTGGGTACCATTTAGTCCCTGTGATCAAATCTCCAGATCTGGTAAACTGGGAAGTTGTTGGGAATTCCATGGCGAAGAAACCCAATTGGAAGGAACGTGGAGGAATATGGGCTCCAGATGTCACGCAGGTAGGGGATCAATTCTATATGTATTATTCATTTTCCACCTGGGGTGATCCAAACCCAGGCATAGGTTTAGCTATATCTGAAAAGCCTGAAGGCCCCTTTATTGATCAAGGACCTGTTTTTACCTCTGAAGAAATCGGAGTGAAAAACTCAATAGATCCATTTTACATTGAGGAGAATGGAAAGAAGTTTTTGATTTGGGGGAGCTTCCATGGCCTTTTTATGACTGAGCTTTCCTCTGATGGGAAAAAGCCAAAAGGGGATAAAATTCAATTAGCAGGAAATCATCTTGAGGCAGCTTATGTGTTTAAAAAGGATGGATTTTATTATTTGTTTGGATCTGCAGGAACCTGTTGTGAAGGAGCAAATAGTACCTATCAAGTTTTGGTAGGTCGATCAAAAAACCTCTCTGGGCCCTATCTTGATCAAGAGGGGAAAAATATGAAGGAGGAAGACTCCGGTACCTTGGTGGTAGGGAGGAATGAAAGCGATCATGGTTATGCTGGCCCAGGACATAATGCTGAAATAGTCACAGACTCTAAAGGTCAACATTGGCTTTTATACCATGGTATGTCAAAACAAAAACCTAAGCTAGAGAATGGTACCAACCGACGGGTTTTATTATTAGATAAAATTCAGTGGACAGACGGTTGGCCAGAAATAAAAAATAAAGAACCAAGTTTAAAGGCTAAGGACGCACCGGTTTTCAAATGA
- a CDS encoding beta-L-arabinofuranosidase domain-containing protein translates to MVNSFIKSGISFCLFIGLLACSGEDDSQNQVTIIDRIPTEGTNGFYISNRQPLMPSSLIKLPVGAVKPEGFLKEYLIRQKNGLTGNLGKISAWLQKDNNAWLSEDGTGEWGWEEVPYWLKGYANIGYIMEDQEMIDEAKIWIESVLNSQRENGDFGPKIMDGEHPDFWAKMIMLYCLQSYYEYSQDQRVIDLMSNYFRYELSVPDEEFLEGYWQQLRGGDNLHSVIWLYNRTGDEFLLELAEKVHRNTSNWGGRDLPMDQVKNYFEVRDGGEVPDWYRDQVDWHNVNHAQAFREPAQYYLLSKNEQDLQASYENFEIIREHFGQVPGGMFGADENARPGYADPRQGVETCGMVEQMNSDEHLLRITGDPFWADHAEEVAFNTYPAAVMPDFKALHYITSPNMVLLDAENHYPGISNKGPFLMMNPFSSRCCQHNHSQGWPYFIENLWMATPDNGVVAAIYGASKVEVKVGDGSLVKIEENTNYPFEEEISFTVNTPKEVAFPLYLRIPAWAKNASIKVNGQLLKENISGIGFAKINRKWADGDHITLMLPMEIELKEWEKNSNSLSVNRGPLTYSLKIREKHYKKESDETAQWDSKWQKGADTKKWPSWEIHPVTDWNYTLVIDENDPLSSFEVMKGRWPRSNFPFTVEEVPIKIVAKAVQIPEWTLDENGLVGELKDLPKTSDQEVTEVTLIPMGAARLRISAFPHINDKPKTND, encoded by the coding sequence ATGGTAAACTCATTTATTAAATCTGGTATCTCATTTTGCCTTTTTATTGGCCTTTTGGCTTGTTCTGGAGAGGATGATTCACAAAATCAAGTGACTATCATCGATCGGATTCCTACAGAAGGAACGAATGGATTTTATATCAGCAATAGGCAACCACTTATGCCGAGTTCCTTGATCAAACTTCCTGTAGGGGCAGTAAAACCGGAAGGATTTTTAAAAGAGTACCTCATTCGTCAGAAAAATGGGTTGACTGGAAATCTGGGTAAAATATCTGCCTGGCTGCAAAAAGATAATAATGCCTGGCTTTCTGAAGATGGAACTGGAGAATGGGGTTGGGAGGAAGTTCCTTATTGGTTGAAAGGTTATGCAAATATTGGTTACATCATGGAAGATCAGGAGATGATCGATGAGGCCAAAATCTGGATAGAAAGTGTGCTAAACAGCCAGCGAGAAAATGGTGATTTTGGACCGAAAATAATGGATGGAGAACATCCTGATTTCTGGGCTAAGATGATCATGCTTTACTGTCTTCAATCATATTATGAATATTCACAGGATCAGCGGGTCATTGATTTAATGAGTAATTATTTCAGATATGAATTAAGCGTACCTGATGAGGAATTTTTAGAAGGTTACTGGCAGCAACTTCGTGGTGGAGATAACCTTCACAGTGTGATCTGGCTTTATAATCGAACCGGAGATGAATTTTTATTGGAATTAGCAGAGAAAGTTCATCGCAATACCTCCAATTGGGGAGGCAGAGACCTACCAATGGATCAGGTAAAAAATTATTTCGAAGTACGAGATGGAGGAGAGGTTCCGGATTGGTATAGAGATCAGGTAGATTGGCATAATGTAAATCATGCCCAGGCCTTTCGGGAACCCGCTCAATATTATCTCTTAAGCAAGAATGAGCAAGATCTTCAAGCCAGCTATGAGAATTTCGAAATCATACGGGAGCATTTCGGTCAAGTTCCGGGTGGAATGTTTGGTGCAGATGAAAATGCCCGTCCCGGGTATGCCGATCCTCGTCAGGGAGTAGAAACTTGTGGAATGGTGGAACAGATGAATTCAGATGAGCACTTATTGAGGATCACTGGAGACCCATTTTGGGCTGATCATGCAGAGGAAGTAGCTTTCAACACTTACCCAGCAGCAGTAATGCCTGATTTCAAAGCCCTTCATTATATCACATCCCCAAACATGGTTTTGTTAGATGCAGAAAACCATTACCCAGGAATTTCTAACAAGGGTCCATTTTTAATGATGAACCCTTTTAGCTCTAGATGTTGTCAGCATAATCACTCGCAAGGCTGGCCCTATTTCATTGAAAATTTATGGATGGCAACACCAGACAATGGGGTTGTCGCAGCTATTTATGGTGCCAGTAAAGTGGAAGTAAAGGTAGGAGATGGAAGTCTGGTGAAGATAGAAGAGAATACAAATTATCCTTTTGAAGAGGAGATATCATTTACTGTAAATACGCCAAAGGAGGTGGCCTTTCCTCTGTATTTAAGGATCCCTGCCTGGGCAAAAAATGCTTCTATTAAAGTTAATGGCCAATTGTTAAAAGAAAATATTTCTGGAATTGGATTTGCAAAAATCAATAGAAAATGGGCAGATGGAGATCACATAACTCTGATGCTTCCTATGGAAATTGAATTGAAGGAATGGGAGAAAAACAGCAATAGCCTTAGTGTCAATCGTGGACCCTTGACTTATTCTTTAAAAATCAGGGAAAAACACTATAAAAAAGAGAGTGATGAAACGGCACAATGGGACTCTAAATGGCAGAAAGGTGCAGACACAAAAAAGTGGCCTTCTTGGGAAATTCACCCCGTGACGGATTGGAATTATACTTTGGTCATCGATGAAAATGATCCTTTATCTTCCTTCGAAGTGATGAAAGGCCGGTGGCCAAGATCTAATTTTCCATTTACAGTAGAGGAAGTTCCCATAAAAATAGTGGCAAAGGCTGTACAAATTCCAGAATGGACTCTAGATGAAAATGGTCTGGTTGGAGAATTGAAAGATTTGCCTAAAACTTCCGACCAAGAAGTGACAGAAGTAACTTTAATTCCTATGGGAGCTGCCAGGCTAAGAATTTCTGCTTTCCCTCATATAAACGACAAGCCCAAAACTAATGATTAA
- a CDS encoding RagB/SusD family nutrient uptake outer membrane protein, with amino-acid sequence MKNLRYICLFIILAVAGCDNEEFLDREPTDILGEDQVWENEELVFSVLADLYNRLPDFQGVENWWEYANFDETFASNAGDYWRHQNQEYGYGSWGMWDYGYIRDLNLFIQKCNEATELSDDSRARFLAEAKFIRAMVYFEHVKRMGGVPLILEPLEYDYSGDPTYLQYARAKEHEIYDFVIAEMDAVKNDLPNGGTKSRATQGAALALISRAALYAGSIANYGQMTPEVSLPNGEVGIPSSMADAYYTKALSASEELMNLGTYELYDQDPDKSENYTNIFLNKNSNNEVILAKDFLVQGRTHGFTIDNIPRSLREENTSGGKMNPSLNLVQSYELLDNTFAELPTKDENGDPIFYDNPMDIFEGRDPRLMGTVIVPGASFRGKEVDIWAGYKLADGSVITSGQLGGRAQLPGSDASVQVVGFDGPIDQLEWSAQNGFYLRKYVDTSVGSGQRGTGSGVWLVRFRYAEILLNAAEAAFELGELDKAAEYMNQVRRRAGFPIDLTPGEIDFDRIVHERKVELAFENHILWDKKRWRLAHQVWNGVTTDLTNNPGDAMAVSTRVFGLKPFKYYEPGSPNNGKWIFEEFVPAPVFNAHRFRLGNYYSLIGDNVRNNNPKIVRNPNQ; translated from the coding sequence ATGAAAAATTTAAGATATATATGCCTTTTTATTATTCTCGCCGTTGCAGGTTGTGATAATGAAGAGTTTTTAGATAGAGAGCCAACCGATATCCTAGGTGAAGATCAGGTATGGGAAAATGAAGAATTAGTCTTTTCAGTATTGGCAGATTTGTACAATAGATTGCCTGATTTTCAAGGAGTGGAGAATTGGTGGGAATACGCCAATTTCGATGAGACTTTTGCTAGCAATGCAGGTGATTATTGGAGACATCAGAATCAAGAGTATGGATATGGTAGCTGGGGAATGTGGGATTACGGATACATCCGAGATTTAAATCTCTTTATCCAGAAGTGTAATGAAGCTACTGAGCTTTCTGATGATTCAAGAGCAAGATTTTTGGCAGAAGCGAAATTTATTCGCGCAATGGTGTATTTCGAGCATGTAAAGCGAATGGGTGGAGTGCCTTTGATCTTGGAGCCTTTGGAATATGATTACAGCGGTGATCCTACTTATTTGCAATACGCCCGGGCCAAAGAACATGAAATCTATGATTTTGTGATTGCTGAAATGGATGCGGTAAAAAATGACCTACCTAATGGAGGTACGAAATCCAGAGCCACTCAGGGGGCTGCACTTGCTTTGATTTCCAGAGCAGCTTTATACGCAGGTTCGATTGCCAATTATGGTCAAATGACTCCCGAAGTTTCTTTACCTAACGGAGAAGTAGGAATTCCATCAAGCATGGCAGATGCCTATTATACCAAGGCGCTAAGTGCTTCCGAAGAATTGATGAATTTGGGCACCTATGAATTGTATGATCAGGACCCAGACAAATCGGAGAACTACACTAATATTTTCCTGAATAAAAATTCAAACAATGAAGTGATTCTAGCCAAGGACTTCTTGGTACAGGGCAGAACTCATGGCTTCACTATTGATAATATACCGCGTTCTCTAAGAGAAGAAAACACCTCCGGTGGAAAGATGAACCCATCACTTAATTTGGTTCAGTCTTACGAACTATTAGATAATACTTTTGCAGAACTGCCAACCAAGGACGAGAATGGAGATCCAATTTTCTATGATAATCCAATGGATATTTTCGAAGGAAGAGATCCAAGATTAATGGGGACAGTGATTGTGCCAGGGGCATCATTCAGAGGAAAAGAAGTGGATATCTGGGCAGGATACAAATTAGCTGATGGTTCGGTAATCACTTCAGGACAGCTTGGTGGACGAGCTCAATTACCTGGTAGTGACGCTTCGGTTCAGGTCGTTGGTTTTGATGGACCTATTGATCAATTGGAATGGTCAGCTCAGAATGGTTTTTACCTGAGAAAGTATGTGGATACTTCGGTAGGTTCCGGTCAACGAGGTACGGGATCCGGGGTATGGCTGGTAAGATTCCGGTATGCTGAGATCCTATTGAATGCGGCTGAAGCTGCTTTCGAACTGGGAGAATTGGATAAAGCCGCTGAATACATGAATCAAGTAAGAAGGAGAGCAGGTTTTCCTATTGACTTAACTCCTGGAGAAATTGATTTTGATAGAATTGTTCATGAGCGGAAGGTGGAATTGGCTTTTGAAAATCACATCCTTTGGGACAAAAAGAGATGGAGATTGGCCCATCAAGTTTGGAACGGAGTTACAACAGATTTGACAAATAATCCTGGAGACGCGATGGCAGTTAGCACCAGAGTATTCGGACTGAAACCATTTAAATATTATGAGCCAGGATCTCCAAACAATGGAAAATGGATTTTTGAAGAGTTTGTTCCTGCACCGGTATTTAATGCTCATAGATTCCGATTAGGAAACTATTACTCCCTAATAGGGGACAATGTGCGAAACAACAATCCAAAGATTGTTAGAAATCCTAACCAATAA
- a CDS encoding DUF3823 domain-containing protein, producing MKLNFKNILGMMGIAAFLTSCNYDNYDEPSYQLDGRIVYQGEPIGVSYNDVYIELWESGWQRLGNIGVAVDQDGSYSSLLFKGDYKMIIPNNQGPFQKITNDQTGNDTIPVNLTGSRTMDIEVMPYYMIRNVSINGGSDQVSATFDLDQIITGDDARNIQEVSLYVSKTSFVDIRTSIATTNRGGGDLESMTGISLGVDVPERVPTQNYAYARVGVRIEGVEDMIFSEIVKVDL from the coding sequence ATGAAATTAAATTTCAAAAATATACTGGGAATGATGGGGATAGCAGCTTTCCTCACATCCTGTAACTATGATAATTATGATGAGCCTAGCTATCAATTAGATGGACGGATCGTCTATCAGGGCGAGCCGATAGGTGTCAGTTATAATGACGTTTACATAGAACTCTGGGAATCAGGCTGGCAACGACTTGGTAATATCGGAGTGGCAGTGGATCAAGATGGGTCTTATTCTTCCTTGCTTTTCAAAGGGGATTATAAAATGATCATACCAAATAATCAGGGACCTTTCCAGAAGATCACCAATGATCAAACCGGAAATGATACTATACCAGTCAATCTAACAGGAAGCCGTACCATGGACATTGAAGTGATGCCCTATTACATGATCAGAAATGTATCTATTAATGGGGGCTCAGATCAAGTGTCTGCGACATTTGACTTAGATCAGATCATCACTGGAGATGATGCACGAAATATTCAAGAAGTGTCACTTTATGTGAGTAAAACCTCATTTGTCGATATCCGAACTAGCATTGCTACAACTAATAGAGGTGGTGGTGATTTGGAATCTATGACTGGTATTTCATTGGGAGTGGATGTTCCTGAAAGAGTACCAACTCAAAACTATGCTTATGCCAGAGTGGGTGTAAGAATTGAGGGAGTGGAGGACATGATCTTTTCTGAAATTGTTAAAGTAGACCTATAA